The Haladaptatus cibarius D43 genome window below encodes:
- a CDS encoding polysaccharide deacetylase family protein — MTRQTRRAFVATVGTLGFAGCSSLAENAPLPIDSDDEQGTRRGNKSSAPRKIADDFEDLSYWQAVERQGTLSKSTDAYEGSQCAHVVGSRKTKEGHIIRSVSGADLRRTNFSMAVKSLNHDFFKIAIELHAPDGDHTVQLKRTLLGPKNRWVRVNFGVTGVTKGVDRSSVEKLHIVARPVDTNAGEPIEFLVDDLRTVSRPETGSVMFTFDDSHSSHYRAYELMGKYGFSGVEGVIPKSIGRDDRVTENQLTTMADDGWDIAAHPNVQANYFSDYAPDEQERLMTKTRDFLRDSGFEDGARHLLVPKNVLGPETFDLAHEHYDTVFSFGGGPNAMPLAQDDTIVSRVNGKNVEETKQFIDYANDYGQLVVPLFHEVGNDISERDFESLLKYVETKNVNVVTASDLLDG; from the coding sequence ATGACTCGACAGACGCGACGAGCGTTCGTCGCCACCGTCGGTACTCTCGGCTTCGCGGGGTGTTCCTCGTTAGCCGAGAACGCACCGTTGCCGATAGATAGCGACGACGAACAGGGAACACGACGGGGAAATAAATCGAGCGCACCGAGGAAAATCGCGGACGATTTCGAAGACCTGAGCTACTGGCAGGCAGTCGAACGACAAGGAACTCTGTCGAAATCGACCGACGCCTACGAGGGGTCGCAGTGTGCACACGTCGTCGGTAGCAGGAAAACGAAAGAAGGCCACATCATCCGGTCGGTTTCCGGGGCCGACCTCCGGAGAACCAACTTCTCGATGGCGGTCAAAAGTCTGAATCACGATTTTTTCAAAATCGCCATCGAACTCCACGCACCCGACGGCGACCACACCGTTCAGCTGAAACGAACCCTTCTCGGGCCGAAAAACCGCTGGGTTCGGGTCAACTTCGGCGTCACGGGCGTGACAAAGGGCGTTGACCGCTCGTCGGTCGAAAAGCTTCACATCGTCGCCAGACCGGTCGATACCAACGCCGGGGAGCCAATCGAGTTCCTCGTGGACGACCTTCGAACCGTCTCCCGTCCGGAAACTGGGTCGGTCATGTTCACCTTCGACGACAGCCATTCCAGCCACTATCGCGCCTACGAACTAATGGGGAAGTACGGTTTTTCCGGCGTCGAGGGCGTCATTCCGAAAAGCATCGGGCGCGACGACAGAGTGACCGAAAACCAACTGACGACGATGGCCGACGACGGCTGGGACATTGCCGCCCATCCGAACGTCCAAGCCAACTACTTCTCGGACTACGCGCCGGACGAGCAGGAACGACTGATGACGAAGACGCGCGATTTCCTCCGCGACAGCGGCTTCGAGGACGGTGCGCGCCACCTCCTCGTTCCGAAAAACGTCCTCGGGCCGGAGACGTTCGACCTCGCGCACGAGCACTACGACACGGTGTTCAGTTTCGGGGGCGGGCCGAACGCGATGCCGCTTGCACAGGATGACACCATCGTCTCCCGGGTGAACGGGAAGAACGTCGAGGAGACGAAGCAGTTCATCGACTACGCGAACGACTACGGCCAACTCGTCGTACCGCTGTTTCACGAAGTCGGAAACGACATCAGCGAGCGTGATTTCGAGTCTCTGCTGAAATACGTCGAAACAAAGAACGTGAACGTCGTCACCGCTTCCGACCTGCTGGACGGGTAA
- a CDS encoding transcription initiation factor IIB, which produces MSTSNKTTEQSVVATIERESERERADTKEHENICPECGGTLIADEEHAETVCADCGLVVETGGIDRGPEWRAFDASERDSKSRVGAPTTKMMHDKGLSSNIGWQDRDAYGRTLSSRQREKMQRLRTWDERFRTRNSKERNLKQALGEIDRMASALGLPKNVREMASVIYRRALNEDLLPGRSIEGVATASVYAAARQAGVPRTMDEVATVSRIDEMEFKRTYRYIVRELSLEVRPADPEQYLNRFESEFDLDSVTKHRAHDLLKTAKDAGITSGKSPVGLAAAALYAAALIEGEQLTQDAVAEVADVSTVTIRNRYHDLLTAADETDVLPTSVTAGSASA; this is translated from the coding sequence ATGAGTACGAGCAACAAAACAACCGAACAGTCGGTCGTAGCGACAATCGAACGAGAATCGGAGCGAGAGCGGGCAGACACCAAAGAGCACGAAAACATCTGTCCCGAATGTGGCGGCACCCTCATCGCCGACGAAGAACACGCGGAAACGGTCTGTGCGGACTGTGGCCTCGTCGTAGAAACCGGGGGAATCGACCGCGGGCCGGAGTGGCGCGCCTTCGACGCGAGCGAACGCGATTCGAAATCCCGCGTCGGCGCGCCGACGACGAAGATGATGCACGACAAAGGACTGTCGAGCAACATCGGGTGGCAGGACAGGGACGCATACGGACGAACGTTGAGTTCCCGCCAGCGCGAGAAGATGCAGCGACTCCGCACGTGGGACGAGCGATTTCGCACGCGAAACAGTAAGGAACGTAACCTCAAACAGGCGCTCGGCGAAATCGACCGAATGGCGAGCGCCCTCGGTCTGCCGAAAAACGTCCGCGAGATGGCGAGCGTCATCTACCGCCGCGCGCTAAACGAAGACCTCCTGCCGGGTCGTTCCATCGAGGGCGTGGCGACCGCGAGCGTCTACGCTGCGGCGCGGCAGGCCGGAGTGCCCCGAACCATGGACGAAGTCGCAACGGTCAGCCGAATCGACGAAATGGAGTTCAAGCGAACGTACCGCTACATTGTCCGCGAACTCAGTCTCGAAGTCAGACCGGCAGACCCTGAACAGTATCTCAACCGATTCGAGAGCGAGTTCGACCTCGATTCGGTGACGAAACACCGCGCCCACGACCTTCTCAAGACGGCGAAGGATGCGGGCATCACCAGCGGCAAATCACCAGTCGGGCTCGCGGCGGCGGCGCTGTACGCCGCCGCCCTCATCGAAGGGGAGCAGTTGACGCAGGACGCTGTTGCCGAAGTCGCGGACGTGAGTACCGTCACGATTCGCAACCGCTACCACGACCTGCTGACTGCGGCGGACGAAACCGACGTGCTTCCGACCAGCGTGACGGCCGGAAGCGCGTCGGCGTAA
- the msrA gene encoding peptide-methionine (S)-S-oxide reductase MsrA encodes MTEKATLAGGCFWCTEAAFKELDGVKSVTSGYAGGSVENPTYEAVCSGETGHAEVIQVEYDPETIGYDDLLEVFFTIHNPTTLNEQGPDVGTQYRSAIYYHDDEQKEIAETFIDQLESVDAYDDPIVTEVEPLETFYEAEEYHQDYFGKNPNDAYCTINAGPKIEKVREQFSEKVTQ; translated from the coding sequence ATGACCGAAAAAGCGACACTCGCAGGCGGTTGCTTCTGGTGTACCGAGGCCGCATTCAAGGAACTTGACGGCGTGAAATCGGTCACGTCGGGGTACGCCGGGGGGTCGGTCGAAAACCCGACCTACGAGGCGGTTTGTTCGGGCGAGACGGGACACGCGGAAGTTATTCAGGTCGAATACGACCCCGAGACAATCGGCTACGACGACCTGCTTGAAGTGTTTTTCACCATTCACAACCCGACGACGCTGAACGAGCAGGGACCGGACGTGGGAACGCAGTATCGCTCCGCCATCTACTACCACGACGACGAGCAGAAAGAAATCGCGGAGACGTTCATCGACCAACTCGAATCCGTGGACGCCTACGACGACCCAATCGTGACGGAGGTCGAACCGCTGGAGACGTTCTACGAGGCGGAGGAGTACCATCAGGACTACTTCGGGAAGAATCCCAACGACGCCTACTGTACGATAAACGCCGGGCCGAAAATCGAGAAGGTTCGCGAGCAGTTCAGCGAGAAAGTGACGCAGTAG
- a CDS encoding 30S ribosomal protein S17e, with amino-acid sequence MPVRPAYVKKVGDMLLERYPEAFTDDFDQNKKSVSELTNITSKDVRNRVAGYIARNEGKRKQEEV; translated from the coding sequence ATGCCAGTCCGACCAGCCTACGTGAAGAAGGTGGGTGACATGCTGTTGGAACGCTATCCGGAGGCGTTCACCGACGATTTCGACCAGAACAAAAAGAGCGTCTCGGAACTCACGAACATCACGTCGAAGGACGTTCGTAACCGCGTCGCGGGCTATATCGCACGAAACGAAGGGAAGAGAAAACAAGAAGAGGTGTAG